A genome region from Nocardia sp. NBC_00565 includes the following:
- a CDS encoding MerR family transcriptional regulator, with protein sequence MSEAAYQVADGDRERPRYSIGEAADRSGLSRDTLRWYERIGLMNYIGRDHAGKRRFSDRDLEWLALIGRLRTTGMSVADMVRYAELVREGESTVPERLEMFRNTRAEVLAKIDELRQTVAVLDHKIGLYAGQTSAAKPAARTQASEGITI encoded by the coding sequence GTGAGCGAAGCGGCATATCAGGTTGCCGACGGCGATCGGGAGCGGCCGCGGTATTCGATCGGCGAGGCCGCGGATCGGTCCGGACTCAGTCGCGACACGCTGCGCTGGTACGAGCGGATCGGGCTGATGAATTACATCGGGCGCGATCACGCCGGTAAGCGGCGGTTCAGCGATCGCGATCTGGAGTGGTTGGCCCTGATCGGCAGGTTGCGCACCACCGGCATGTCGGTGGCGGACATGGTCCGCTACGCCGAACTGGTGCGAGAGGGCGAATCCACCGTCCCCGAGCGGCTGGAAATGTTCCGCAACACTCGCGCCGAGGTGCTCGCCAAGATCGATGAACTTCGTCAGACCGTGGCCGTGCTGGATCACAAGATCGGCCTGTATGCGGGCCAAACGTCCGCCGCCAAGCCGGCCGCGCGCACGCAAGCAAGCGAAGGGATCACCATATGA
- a CDS encoding NADP-dependent oxidoreductase: MSTSTTMRAIGIREWGGPDVLTPVEIERPEPGVTEILVRVHAAGVNPVDWKTRTSGGLIVWGPTPIVGWDVSGTVEAVGPGVTLYQPGDAVFGMPHFPRQAGGYAEFVAAPARHFVRKPDTITHLEAAALPLAALTAWQGLIDTAKLSAGQRVLIHAASGGVGHLAVQIAKAQGAYVIGTARAAKHEFLLALGADEVIDYTTVDFADAVRDIDVVLDTIGGDYGTRSLRVLRPGGHLVTLPGPDDVPPAADVQTGWIMVEPDSAGLRAIAELVAAGRLRPELDTVLPLTDAAKAHTYGETGRTRGKIVLQVV; encoded by the coding sequence ATGAGCACCAGCACCACGATGCGCGCCATCGGCATCCGCGAATGGGGCGGCCCGGACGTTCTGACACCCGTCGAGATCGAGCGGCCCGAACCCGGCGTGACCGAGATCCTGGTGCGGGTGCACGCGGCCGGGGTGAATCCGGTCGACTGGAAGACCCGCACCAGCGGTGGCCTGATCGTGTGGGGCCCGACGCCCATCGTCGGCTGGGATGTCTCCGGCACGGTCGAGGCGGTCGGGCCCGGGGTGACGCTGTACCAGCCCGGCGACGCGGTCTTCGGCATGCCCCATTTCCCGCGCCAGGCGGGCGGCTACGCCGAATTCGTCGCCGCACCGGCCCGGCACTTCGTCCGCAAGCCCGACACGATCACCCATCTCGAGGCCGCCGCACTGCCGCTCGCGGCGCTCACCGCCTGGCAGGGGCTGATCGACACCGCGAAACTGAGTGCCGGACAACGGGTTCTGATCCACGCGGCCAGCGGCGGTGTCGGACATCTGGCCGTGCAGATCGCGAAGGCGCAGGGCGCGTATGTCATCGGAACGGCCCGGGCAGCTAAGCACGAATTCCTGCTCGCCCTCGGTGCGGACGAGGTAATCGACTACACCACCGTCGATTTCGCCGATGCGGTCCGCGATATCGACGTCGTCCTCGACACCATCGGCGGCGACTACGGCACTCGCTCACTGCGCGTACTGCGCCCCGGCGGTCATCTGGTAACCCTCCCCGGCCCGGACGATGTACCGCCCGCCGCCGACGTGCAGACCGGATGGATCATGGTGGAACCGGATTCGGCCGGCTTGCGCGCGATCGCCGAACTGGTCGCGGCAGGCAGACTGCGCCCCGAGCTCGATACCGTCCTCCCTCTCACCGATGCGGCCAAGGCACACACCTACGGCGAGACCGGCCGCACTCGCGGCAAAATCGTGCTGCAGGTCGTCTGA
- a CDS encoding GNAT family N-acetyltransferase produces the protein MESPAPATRVFIDKQTPEAFRALNTLASAVRAAGAAAGLDRKLIELINLRVSQINGCAYCLDVHHRAAIAAGATERELAVLYAWDRTELYTQQERAALALAELTTTLPDEATMDREYARAGEHLSDDQISAILWVATTIGAFNRVSILSKHPVRPRKEQPKMTEATPESKVVRNDEKNRYEVFYGGELAGFSEYEERDDETVFIHTEVDGAFSGKGLGSVLAKNAVEDVIARGRVIRALCPFIKAYLEKHPQYDEHVVGKGITR, from the coding sequence ATGGAGTCTCCAGCCCCTGCCACGCGCGTGTTCATCGATAAGCAGACCCCCGAAGCCTTTCGAGCACTGAACACCCTGGCCAGCGCGGTCCGCGCGGCCGGCGCCGCGGCCGGGCTGGACCGCAAGCTCATCGAGCTGATCAATCTGCGCGTCTCACAGATCAACGGCTGCGCGTACTGCCTGGACGTGCACCATCGTGCGGCCATCGCGGCCGGTGCCACCGAACGCGAGCTCGCGGTCTTGTATGCCTGGGACCGCACCGAGCTGTACACCCAGCAGGAACGGGCCGCGCTGGCGCTGGCCGAACTCACCACCACGCTGCCCGACGAGGCGACGATGGATCGTGAGTACGCTCGGGCCGGGGAGCATTTATCGGATGATCAGATCTCGGCGATCCTCTGGGTCGCCACCACGATCGGCGCGTTCAACCGCGTGTCGATCCTGAGCAAGCACCCGGTACGCCCGCGGAAGGAACAGCCGAAGATGACCGAAGCCACGCCCGAGAGCAAAGTCGTCCGCAACGACGAGAAGAACCGCTACGAAGTGTTCTACGGCGGCGAACTGGCCGGATTCAGCGAGTACGAGGAGCGCGACGACGAGACGGTGTTCATTCACACCGAGGTCGATGGCGCGTTCTCCGGTAAGGGTCTGGGCAGCGTCCTGGCCAAGAACGCCGTCGAGGATGTGATCGCCCGTGGCCGGGTGATCCGGGCGCTGTGCCCGTTCATCAAGGCCTATCTCGAGAAGCATCCGCAGTACGACGAACATGTGGTCGGCAAAGGTATCACTCGATGA
- a CDS encoding FAD-dependent oxidoreductase → MAYVITQRCCNDASCVTECPVDCIRPTPDQPEFATTEMLYIDPDTCIDCGACVDACPVEAIFSEDDLTATLARFRDINAAYFQRHPLESNFDPIVTPARPPKELGTLRVAIVGAGPAACYAADELLRRCDVEVEMFDRLPTPWGLVRAGVAPDHPGTKTVSGLFESAFRRETLQYYLNVEVGTHITHEELLAHHHAIIYAVGASADRRLGVPGEDLPGSHSATEFVAWYNGHPDFAERQFDLSAERAVIVGNGNVALDVARVLTVDPDELAKTDIADHALDALRSSNIREVVVLGRRGPLQAAYTSPEFLALTHLKGVDIIVEEADLELDQASRAVLDDPEVEPSLQLKYTLAEEYAWGRRDPANKRIVFRYLTSPTALHGADHVESVEFAHNELVSENGQLVARTTDRTETIEAGLVLRSIGYKGEPIKDLPFDERRAVVPNEHGRVLGEDGIPLLGVYVSGWIKRGPRGVIGSNRIDSEETVEGLIADFTSGKLGVPQADRAALKALLGQRQVDLVDREGWKAIDTAEKSAGKASGRPRVKFTTREDLLKAARG, encoded by the coding sequence ATGGCCTACGTAATCACGCAGCGTTGCTGCAACGACGCCAGCTGCGTCACTGAGTGCCCGGTCGATTGCATCCGTCCCACCCCGGATCAGCCGGAGTTCGCGACAACCGAGATGCTCTACATCGACCCTGACACCTGTATCGACTGCGGTGCCTGCGTCGACGCGTGCCCGGTGGAGGCCATCTTCTCCGAGGATGATCTGACCGCGACGCTGGCCAGGTTCCGTGACATCAATGCCGCCTACTTCCAACGGCATCCACTCGAATCGAACTTCGATCCGATCGTCACGCCCGCGCGTCCACCCAAGGAACTCGGCACGCTACGCGTCGCCATCGTCGGTGCCGGGCCCGCGGCCTGCTACGCGGCCGACGAGCTGCTGCGCCGCTGTGATGTCGAGGTCGAGATGTTCGACCGGCTGCCGACCCCGTGGGGCCTGGTGCGTGCGGGCGTCGCCCCCGACCACCCGGGCACCAAGACGGTTTCGGGGCTGTTCGAGTCGGCGTTCCGGCGCGAGACGCTGCAGTACTACCTCAACGTCGAGGTCGGTACGCACATCACGCACGAGGAACTGCTGGCACACCACCACGCGATCATCTACGCGGTGGGTGCGTCCGCCGACCGTCGCTTGGGCGTGCCGGGTGAGGATCTGCCCGGCAGCCATTCGGCGACCGAATTCGTCGCCTGGTACAACGGCCACCCCGACTTCGCCGAGCGGCAGTTCGACCTGTCCGCCGAGCGGGCGGTGATCGTCGGCAACGGCAACGTCGCCCTCGACGTGGCCCGCGTGCTGACGGTGGACCCGGACGAACTCGCCAAGACCGATATCGCCGATCATGCGCTGGACGCGCTGCGCAGCAGCAATATCCGCGAGGTCGTCGTGCTCGGCCGGCGCGGTCCGCTGCAGGCGGCCTACACCTCGCCGGAGTTCTTGGCGCTGACCCACCTGAAGGGCGTCGACATCATCGTCGAGGAGGCCGATCTGGAGCTCGACCAGGCAAGTCGAGCGGTGCTGGACGATCCGGAGGTCGAGCCGTCGCTGCAGCTCAAGTACACCCTCGCCGAGGAGTACGCGTGGGGTCGTCGTGATCCGGCCAACAAGCGGATCGTCTTCCGCTACCTGACCTCGCCGACCGCGCTGCACGGCGCCGATCACGTCGAGTCGGTCGAGTTCGCGCACAACGAGTTGGTCAGCGAAAACGGTCAATTGGTGGCGCGCACGACCGATCGGACCGAAACCATCGAGGCCGGGCTGGTGCTGCGTTCCATCGGTTACAAGGGCGAGCCGATCAAGGATCTGCCGTTCGACGAGCGCCGTGCCGTCGTCCCCAACGAGCACGGCCGGGTGCTCGGCGAAGACGGCATACCGCTGCTCGGTGTCTATGTGAGCGGCTGGATCAAGCGCGGTCCGCGCGGTGTCATCGGCTCGAACCGGATCGACTCCGAGGAAACGGTGGAGGGGCTGATCGCCGACTTCACCTCGGGCAAACTCGGTGTGCCGCAGGCCGATCGGGCCGCGCTGAAGGCGCTGCTCGGGCAGCGGCAGGTCGATCTGGTCGACCGCGAGGGCTGGAAGGCCATCGATACGGCGGAGAAGTCCGCGGGCAAGGCCTCAGGGCGACCGCGGGTCAAGTTCACCACCCGGGAGGATCTACTCAAGGCCGCGCGCGGCTGA
- a CDS encoding pirin family protein, with amino-acid sequence MSDLDTHPEEALCQATPGPGPVAECYPAREVPLGGVRGVFVERVLPQRDLPTVGAWCFLDHFGSPTVTKTGASPDIDPHPHIGLQTVTWPFDGRIRHRDSIGSDVEIEPGQLNLMTSGRGIAHSEYGVAGAHAGHGLQLWIALPGDSLGIDPHFEQHRELPIYQAPGVRAIVLIGTFAGLTSPAKAYTPIAGADVRLEPGTDTTIALDPTFEHALMVIEGAVTAADTEIAAGPLLYLGTGRDELRLASTEGAHFALIGGEPFGEELVMWWNFVGRSHEDIVAARNDWENHDLARFADIAGHTPDQRIPAPPLPGLHLKPRKRRLGQAHS; translated from the coding sequence ATGAGCGATCTCGATACGCATCCAGAAGAGGCGCTCTGCCAGGCGACACCTGGTCCGGGTCCGGTGGCGGAGTGCTATCCCGCGCGTGAGGTCCCGCTCGGCGGCGTGCGCGGCGTTTTCGTGGAACGCGTACTGCCGCAACGTGATCTACCGACCGTCGGCGCCTGGTGCTTCCTCGATCATTTCGGCTCGCCCACGGTCACCAAGACGGGTGCGTCGCCGGATATCGACCCGCATCCGCATATCGGACTGCAGACGGTCACCTGGCCGTTCGACGGACGGATCCGGCACCGCGACTCGATCGGCTCCGACGTGGAGATCGAGCCGGGTCAGCTGAACCTGATGACCTCCGGCCGCGGTATCGCGCACTCCGAGTACGGCGTCGCGGGCGCGCACGCCGGGCACGGGCTGCAACTGTGGATCGCGCTGCCCGGTGACAGTCTCGGAATCGATCCGCATTTCGAGCAGCATCGCGAGCTGCCGATCTACCAGGCACCCGGGGTACGGGCCATCGTTTTGATCGGCACCTTCGCCGGTCTCACCTCGCCCGCCAAGGCCTATACGCCGATCGCCGGCGCGGACGTGCGCCTCGAGCCGGGCACCGACACCACCATCGCCCTCGACCCCACCTTCGAGCACGCGCTCATGGTGATCGAAGGCGCGGTAACCGCCGCTGATACCGAAATCGCCGCGGGCCCACTGCTCTACCTGGGCACCGGCCGCGACGAACTGCGGCTCGCCAGCACCGAGGGCGCCCACTTCGCACTGATCGGCGGCGAACCGTTCGGCGAGGAACTGGTGATGTGGTGGAACTTCGTCGGCCGCAGCCACGAGGACATCGTCGCGGCCCGAAACGATTGGGAGAACCACGATCTCGCCCGTTTCGCCGATATCGCGGGCCACACCCCCGACCAGCGCATCCCCGCCCCACCCCTGCCCGGCCTGCACCTCAAGCCCCGCAAACGCCGCCTCGGCCAGGCCCATTCCTGA
- a CDS encoding VOC family protein, producing the protein MDWKIELVAIPVTDVDRAKDFYTKIGFQADHDHRVNESLRFVQLTPPGSGCSICIGEGITEAAPGSVEGMQVVVASAEDAYQQLVAAGVAATPVKDMGWGLFTFFADPDGNRWAVQELPKRD; encoded by the coding sequence ATGGATTGGAAAATCGAACTGGTCGCAATTCCGGTGACCGATGTGGACCGGGCCAAGGACTTCTACACCAAGATCGGTTTCCAGGCCGATCACGACCACCGGGTCAATGAGAGCCTGCGCTTCGTGCAGCTGACCCCGCCCGGTTCCGGGTGTTCCATCTGCATCGGCGAGGGCATCACGGAGGCCGCGCCGGGCAGCGTCGAGGGCATGCAGGTGGTCGTCGCCAGCGCCGAGGACGCCTATCAACAGTTGGTGGCGGCCGGTGTGGCGGCGACGCCGGTCAAAGATATGGGCTGGGGCCTGTTCACCTTCTTCGCTGATCCGGATGGCAACAGGTGGGCTGTGCAGGAGTTGCCCAAGCGCGACTGA
- a CDS encoding CD225/dispanin family protein: MTDGGQPGGYGYPANQPGYGPPPGYGYPVYAPAEPPAHLGWAIGATILGTLTCMVGSVLGIVSILFGSQVHSKWHSGDIAGAFDASKKAKAWAIAATVANVLCAVLAVGYLVVTLTSSSSY, translated from the coding sequence ATGACTGATGGGGGACAGCCCGGCGGTTACGGCTACCCGGCCAACCAGCCCGGATACGGCCCGCCGCCGGGGTACGGATACCCGGTCTACGCGCCGGCGGAACCGCCTGCCCATCTGGGCTGGGCGATCGGGGCCACCATCCTCGGGACCCTCACCTGCATGGTGGGTTCCGTGCTCGGCATCGTGTCGATTCTCTTCGGTTCGCAGGTGCATTCGAAGTGGCACAGCGGAGATATCGCTGGTGCGTTCGACGCGTCCAAGAAGGCGAAGGCTTGGGCGATCGCCGCCACTGTTGCCAATGTGCTCTGCGCGGTTCTCGCCGTCGGCTATCTCGTCGTCACGCTGACGAGTTCGTCCTCGTACTGA
- a CDS encoding GlxA family transcriptional regulator, with protein sequence MVADTTSRPHRVVVLALDGVPPFELGIPSRVFGNAFDDAGRSLYEVLVCTADGQPVQSDAGFAIAVAHGPQALADADTVVIPPIHDLSELHVGSALPEPLAAALTLVRPGARMVSICTGSYVLAAAGLLDGRPATTHWQRADEFRRAFPKVRVDQDVLFVDDGDVLTSAGIAAGIDLCLHLVRRDYGAAAANRVARRCVVPPWRDGGQAQFIERPVPEPTVASTAATRAWLLDRLADQISLEEMATHARMSVRTFSRKFRDEVGATPGRWLTAQRLERARDLLENSDLSIDLVAHRAGFGTANSLRQHMRSVLGIAPNSYRRTFRGTAA encoded by the coding sequence ATGGTTGCCGACACCACATCGCGACCGCATCGGGTCGTCGTCCTGGCACTCGACGGCGTGCCGCCCTTCGAGCTGGGGATTCCGTCGCGCGTCTTCGGGAACGCGTTCGACGACGCCGGACGGTCGCTGTACGAGGTGCTGGTGTGCACGGCCGATGGGCAGCCGGTCCAGAGTGACGCCGGTTTCGCCATCGCCGTCGCGCACGGACCACAGGCGCTGGCCGATGCCGACACGGTCGTCATCCCGCCCATCCACGATCTCAGCGAATTGCACGTCGGCTCGGCGCTGCCCGAGCCGCTGGCCGCCGCGCTCACCCTGGTTCGCCCCGGTGCCAGGATGGTTTCGATCTGCACCGGCAGCTACGTGCTCGCCGCCGCCGGTCTGCTCGATGGACGTCCGGCCACCACCCATTGGCAGCGGGCCGACGAGTTCCGGCGGGCCTTTCCGAAGGTGCGCGTCGATCAGGACGTGTTGTTCGTGGACGACGGTGACGTGCTCACGTCGGCGGGTATCGCCGCGGGCATCGATCTGTGCCTGCACCTGGTCCGCCGCGACTATGGCGCCGCCGCCGCCAACCGCGTGGCGCGACGTTGCGTGGTCCCGCCCTGGCGTGACGGCGGGCAGGCGCAGTTCATCGAACGCCCGGTGCCCGAACCGACGGTTGCTTCGACGGCCGCGACCCGCGCCTGGCTGCTGGATCGCCTGGCGGACCAGATCTCGCTGGAGGAGATGGCAACGCACGCCCGCATGAGCGTTCGCACCTTCAGCCGCAAGTTCCGCGACGAAGTCGGCGCCACTCCGGGCCGCTGGCTCACCGCCCAGCGCCTCGAACGTGCTCGCGACCTCCTGGAGAACAGCGACCTCAGCATCGACCTGGTCGCCCACCGAGCGGGCTTCGGCACCGCGAATTCCCTACGCCAGCACATGCGTTCGGTACTGGGCATCGCACCGAACAGCTACCGCAGGACCTTCCGCGGCACCGCCGCCTGA
- a CDS encoding SixA phosphatase family protein: MVRTLILMRHGKSAYPDGISDHERPLAPRGQREAGLAGQWLRDTQPPIDAVRCSTATRTRETLAATGVTAPVVYEAGIYEASPRTLIELVQLSDDDVATLLVIGHAPGMPWTAWELASNRDSDPAIELSRKFPTSALAVLEFDRPWSRVDEGTGDLVRFHIPR; this comes from the coding sequence ATGGTGCGGACGCTGATCCTCATGCGACACGGTAAATCGGCCTACCCCGACGGTATCTCCGATCACGAGCGCCCGCTCGCGCCGCGTGGTCAGCGGGAGGCGGGACTGGCCGGGCAGTGGTTGCGCGACACCCAACCGCCGATCGATGCGGTGCGCTGCTCGACCGCGACGCGGACCCGCGAAACGCTGGCTGCCACCGGTGTTACCGCGCCGGTGGTCTACGAGGCGGGCATCTATGAGGCGTCGCCGCGCACGCTCATCGAGTTGGTCCAGCTCAGCGATGACGATGTCGCGACGCTGCTGGTGATCGGGCATGCGCCCGGAATGCCGTGGACGGCATGGGAGTTGGCGAGCAATCGGGATTCGGATCCGGCGATCGAGCTCAGCAGGAAGTTCCCCACCTCGGCACTCGCGGTGCTCGAGTTCGACCGGCCGTGGTCTCGGGTGGATGAGGGCACCGGTGATCTGGTGCGCTTCCACATCCCGCGCTAG
- a CDS encoding helix-turn-helix transcriptional regulator, producing the protein MDRSELADFLRRRRAQLTPADVGLPPGVRRRTPGLRRDEVALLAGMSTDYYTRLEQSRGPRPSIQVLASLARALRFSNDERDHLYHLCDHAPPVREFGDKHVGPGIMHVLAKLDDTAATVITDLGEVLVQNRMHTLLVGDHAHRRGLDRFYAWRWFTDPLGRSIFPEQDWDRLGRKHVADLRATAARRSGDADVTELVSRLRATSTEFEQLWNEHEVAVRISDTKRILHPEVGLIDTVCETLLTPNEAQRLLVFLPRPGTDAAEKLDLLRVIGTQKLLPANDDIRG; encoded by the coding sequence ATGGACCGATCCGAACTGGCAGATTTCCTGCGCCGGCGCCGTGCGCAGTTGACGCCCGCGGATGTCGGGCTGCCGCCAGGGGTCCGCCGCCGCACGCCCGGCCTGCGCCGGGACGAGGTGGCCCTGCTCGCGGGCATGTCGACCGACTACTACACCCGCCTGGAGCAGTCGCGGGGCCCGCGGCCGTCCATCCAGGTGCTCGCCTCGCTGGCGCGGGCGCTGCGCTTCAGCAACGATGAACGCGACCACCTCTACCACCTGTGCGACCACGCCCCGCCCGTGCGCGAGTTCGGCGATAAGCACGTCGGTCCGGGGATCATGCATGTGCTGGCGAAGCTGGACGACACCGCGGCCACCGTCATCACCGACCTCGGCGAGGTTTTGGTGCAGAACCGGATGCACACGTTGCTCGTCGGCGATCACGCGCACCGTCGTGGGTTGGACCGGTTCTACGCATGGCGCTGGTTTACCGACCCGCTCGGGCGATCGATCTTTCCGGAGCAGGACTGGGATCGACTGGGCCGCAAGCACGTCGCCGACCTGCGCGCTACCGCCGCGCGCCGATCCGGCGACGCCGATGTCACCGAGCTCGTGAGCCGATTGCGTGCCACGAGTACGGAATTCGAGCAGCTCTGGAACGAACACGAAGTGGCGGTGCGGATCTCCGACACCAAGCGGATCCTGCATCCCGAGGTCGGTTTGATCGACACGGTCTGCGAAACCCTGCTCACCCCGAACGAGGCGCAGCGACTGCTCGTCTTCCTGCCACGTCCGGGTACCGATGCGGCGGAGAAGCTGGATCTGTTGCGGGTCATCGGAACTCAGAAACTGCTGCCCGCGAATGACGACATCCGCGGGTGA
- a CDS encoding PaaI family thioesterase has product MDSAAMGDLVMAGFQKLGFIQYAGIEGVEFSAGRNVVTIAPKPEHLNHNGDLHAAVLFGLAETAAMGASISGIVDLMGETFIVARDGRIEYLARAKGAAGPFLATSELSAETLEQARSDIAARVDVELAVPVDITDNTGKSVAASAFTAVIRPRRK; this is encoded by the coding sequence ATGGACAGTGCAGCCATGGGCGATCTGGTGATGGCCGGTTTTCAGAAGCTGGGGTTCATCCAGTACGCCGGGATCGAAGGGGTCGAGTTCAGCGCGGGCCGCAATGTCGTGACAATCGCGCCCAAACCCGAACATCTCAACCACAACGGTGATCTGCACGCCGCGGTGCTGTTCGGCCTGGCCGAGACCGCGGCGATGGGCGCGTCGATCTCGGGCATCGTCGATCTAATGGGGGAGACGTTCATCGTGGCTCGCGACGGCCGGATCGAATATCTGGCGCGGGCCAAGGGCGCGGCGGGCCCGTTCCTCGCGACATCCGAGCTGTCTGCCGAAACGCTCGAGCAGGCGCGCTCCGATATCGCGGCGCGGGTCGATGTCGAGTTGGCGGTCCCGGTGGACATTACCGACAACACCGGAAAGTCGGTCGCCGCATCGGCTTTCACCGCGGTCATCCGCCCCAGGAGGAAGTGA
- a CDS encoding aldo/keto reductase, with product MTTSKITTSTELGKTGPAVSRIGLGAMGMSGMYGASDDAESIATIHAALDSGANLIDTGDFYGAGHNEMLIGKAIAERPREDVVLSVKFGALRGPGGTWGGTDSRPVALRNFLTYSLQRLGVDYIDIYRPARLDPNVGIEETVGAMAELVEAGYIRHIGLSEVGVDTIRRAAAVHPIVDLQIEYSLISRGIEAEILPVVRELGIGITAYGVLSRGLLSDSVRSRAAFAPDDFRAHSPRFQGENLDQNLKLVDALAKIAADKDVSVAQLAIAWVLTRGADIVPILGARRRERWSESLGALDIQLSTEELATIEAAVPADQIAGERYAAAQMALLDSER from the coding sequence ATGACGACATCGAAGATCACCACCAGCACCGAACTCGGCAAGACCGGCCCCGCGGTCAGCCGCATCGGTCTCGGCGCAATGGGCATGTCCGGCATGTACGGCGCCAGCGATGACGCCGAATCGATCGCCACCATCCACGCCGCGCTGGACTCCGGCGCCAACCTCATCGACACCGGCGACTTCTACGGCGCGGGTCATAACGAGATGCTGATCGGCAAGGCCATCGCCGAGCGTCCCCGGGAGGACGTCGTGCTGAGCGTGAAGTTCGGCGCGCTGCGCGGACCGGGCGGCACCTGGGGCGGCACCGACAGCCGACCCGTCGCGCTGCGCAACTTCCTCACCTACAGCCTGCAGCGACTCGGCGTCGACTACATCGATATCTACCGGCCCGCGCGGCTGGACCCGAACGTCGGGATCGAGGAGACCGTCGGTGCCATGGCCGAGTTGGTCGAGGCGGGCTACATCCGGCACATCGGGCTGTCCGAGGTCGGCGTCGACACCATCCGCCGCGCCGCGGCCGTGCACCCGATCGTGGATCTGCAGATCGAGTACTCGCTGATCTCGCGCGGCATCGAAGCCGAAATCCTGCCCGTGGTACGGGAACTCGGCATCGGCATCACCGCCTACGGCGTACTCTCCCGCGGTCTGCTCAGCGACTCCGTTCGCTCCCGAGCGGCCTTCGCACCTGACGATTTCCGTGCGCACAGCCCGCGGTTCCAGGGCGAAAACCTCGATCAGAACCTGAAACTGGTCGACGCGCTCGCGAAAATCGCTGCGGACAAGGATGTTTCGGTGGCGCAGCTGGCCATTGCCTGGGTGCTGACCCGTGGCGCGGATATCGTGCCGATCCTCGGCGCCCGCCGCCGCGAACGCTGGTCGGAATCCCTTGGCGCACTGGATATCCAGCTCAGCACCGAGGAGCTGGCCACCATCGAGGCCGCGGTGCCCGCCGACCAGATCGCCGGCGAACGTTACGCGGCCGCGCAGATGGCGCTGCTGGACAGCGAACGCTGA
- a CDS encoding aldo/keto reductase yields MTDTLPTTALGNSGIQVSAQGLGCMGISDFYGPSDLTESRATLDRALELGVTLYDTADVYGSGNNEEFLSDFVRADRDRVVLATKFGIVRKADDPTFRGIENSPEYIRGAVDASLRRLGIDTIDLYYMHRRNPAIPLEESVGAMAELVAQGKVRALGLSEVTGDELRAAYAVHPIAALQSEWSLFSRDVERTAVPAAAELGVTFVPYSPLGRGFLTGSFSTADELTDRTDFRHFQPRYSGDNAARNAELLAPLRDIADARGISLAQVALAWLHAQAGVRGLTVVPIPGTRSRTRLADNVAAATISLTADELATLEPIADKVVGDRYADMSFTSVGRE; encoded by the coding sequence ATGACGGACACGCTTCCCACCACCGCGCTCGGCAACAGCGGCATCCAGGTGAGTGCGCAAGGCTTGGGCTGCATGGGAATCAGCGATTTCTACGGCCCCTCCGATCTGACCGAATCGCGGGCGACCCTGGATCGCGCGCTGGAACTGGGCGTCACGCTGTACGACACCGCCGATGTGTACGGTTCGGGCAACAACGAGGAATTCCTCAGTGATTTCGTGCGGGCCGATCGCGATCGGGTGGTGCTCGCAACCAAATTCGGCATTGTCCGCAAGGCCGACGACCCGACCTTTCGCGGCATCGAGAACTCCCCCGAGTACATCCGTGGTGCCGTCGATGCCAGCCTGCGCCGCCTCGGCATCGACACCATCGACCTGTACTACATGCACCGCCGCAACCCGGCGATCCCGCTCGAGGAATCCGTCGGCGCGATGGCGGAACTCGTCGCGCAGGGCAAGGTTCGGGCGCTCGGCCTGTCCGAGGTGACCGGCGACGAACTGCGCGCGGCGTATGCGGTGCATCCGATCGCGGCCCTGCAGTCCGAATGGTCGCTGTTCTCCCGGGATGTCGAGCGCACCGCGGTGCCCGCCGCGGCGGAACTCGGCGTGACGTTCGTGCCGTACTCACCGCTCGGTCGCGGGTTCCTCACCGGATCCTTCTCGACGGCGGACGAATTGACCGACAGGACGGACTTCCGGCACTTTCAGCCGCGCTACTCCGGCGACAATGCGGCGCGCAATGCCGAACTACTCGCGCCGCTGCGCGATATCGCGGACGCGCGCGGCATCTCACTCGCCCAGGTGGCGTTGGCGTGGCTGCACGCCCAGGCGGGCGTGCGCGGGCTGACCGTCGTCCCGATTCCGGGTACTCGCAGCCGCACCCGACTCGCCGACAACGTCGCGGCCGCCACCATTTCGCTCACCGCCGACGAACTGGCCACACTGGAGCCGATCGCCGACAAGGTGGTCGGAGACCGGTACGCGGATATGTCTTTCACCTCGGTGGGCCGGGAATAA